In Oryza sativa Japonica Group chromosome 3, ASM3414082v1, one DNA window encodes the following:
- the LOC4333051 gene encoding 1-phosphatidylinositol-3-phosphate 5-kinase FAB1B: MDASDKTFADVVKLLTSWLPRRSNPDNVSRDFWMPDHSCRVCYDCDTQFTIFNRRHHCRRCGRIFCGKCTTNSIPASSGPDRNIDEGDKIRVCNFCFKQWEQERAAANKQMMPLLSPSLSEASLFSTKSAITINSVSTTAGSYSTGHYQHVARASSISPPKSSQDKVCHDMLDTHVPEKSMSAVSNKDETSSVHFGYYTNRSDDEEEECSAYCSDRQVQHQQHNDHYYGPDEFDELESSYNPTISPTVEENVISKEVSSHATDQGFPSTLPVTKMDDEPDPDNSSECGAASSIYALESTDTNPLDFEKNELFWFPPEPEDEEDEMEVGLFDDDDDDEPVADSEQRRIRSSSSFGSGEFRNRDRSSEEHKKVMKNVVDGHFRALISQLLQVENISLHEGDETGWLEIVTSVSWEAANFLRPDTSQGGGMDPGGYVKVKCLACGHRSESTVVKGVVCKKNVAHRRMTSRIEKPRLLLLAGALEYQRVTNQLSSIDTLLQQETDHLKMAVAKIVAQKPNLLLVEHTVSRYAQDLLLEKNISLVLNIKRPLLDRIARCTNAHIVPSIDLLPSQKLGHCELFYVDKYVEHSVNSNNTAKKMPKTMMFFEGCPKPLGCTVLLKGGSMDELKKIKHVVQYGIFAAYHLALETSFLADEGATLPEIPLESPLTVALPDSRSTADSSISTVPGFTFNVSNSRQTTDGFEHPVAGSIRSTDPGGTDVPPVSNECTTQTRTTFSHSSGTWSANGGSLNSKTVDRIEKATATSATTSGVLMDHSYTYSTLEKNWYSGDYHEYGSTMSDVKTMTTVLANSNGSCHHGTSEASTNITNFANLKEPFDGSIDLANVENVTNSNVVMVQPVPSTAVQNQETNQGHESTSNKEEIMASDHQSILVALSIRCVWKGTICERSHMLRIKYYGNFDKPLGRFLRDCLFNQGYQCISCDKPPEAHVHCYTHQQGSLTISVRKHTEFVLPGERDGKIWMWHRCLKCPWSNGFPPATLRIVMSDAAWGLSLGKFLELSFSNHAAASRVASCGHSLHRDCLRFYGFGKMVACFRYAPINVHSIHVPPYKLDFSHQPLDWIQKEANEVIDRAKVLFDEISRALHQHSDKRAHSGSLNMECGNHIVDLEGILRREKLEFEGCLNKVIKKETQKIQPDILEINRLRRQLLFHSYLWDQRLISAARSDRSHQEPYNFKPADKEMVQSIGSIAEQNAIEKPQSEISATEASFKDHKYVECLQESIDGGNSPGVDPCNSCPNHDQQIAISESDLIQRGSKTPLHSSVSINVESVPLESDIVARRTLSEGQFPSLLDVSNALDAKWTGKNDPVPSSAIVPDCVASSEDSEEHVTDTPSYASVFLNKLGDSAEDQSNWLGMPFLQLYRALNKQWCRSNRFDALNEYTPVHVSFLRTVERQVGPKFLFPIGVNDTVVGIYDDEPTSIISYALASHEYHLQLSDELESDTTDNSLSVTDLRGASLTESVDETASELLRSFVSTEDNILYLSGGKNPSPSDPLAYRKASHIKVNFGDEGPLGQVKYTVICYYAKQFDALRRICCPSERDFVRSLSRCKKWGARGGKSNVFFAKSLDDRFIIKQVTKTELESFMKFAPEYFGYISESIVTGSPTCIAKILGIYQVKSLKGGKEMKMDVLVMENLLFERHVTRLYDLKGSTRSRYNPDSNGSNKVLLDQNLLEAMPTSPIFVGNKAKRLLERAVWNDTAFLASIGVMDYSLLVGVDEKKHELVMGIIDFMRQYTWDKHLETWVKTSGILGGPKNVAPTVISPKQYKMRFRKAMSTYFLVVPDQWSPPAVVPSKQGAENNQDND; encoded by the exons ATGGATGCCTCTGATAAAACTTTTGCTGATGTAGTAAAGCTTTTGACGTCGTGGTTGCCACGTCGGTCAAACCCAGACAATGTCTCTAGGGACTTCTGGATGCCTGATCACAGTTGCAGAGTCTGTTATGATTGTGACACACAGTTCACCATATTCAACCGCAGGCATCACTGTCGGCGTTGTGGTCGCATTTTTTGTGGCAAGTGCACCACAAATTCCATCCCAGCTTCAAGTGGCCCTGACAGAAATATCGATGAAGGGGACAAAATTCGTGTCTGCAACTTTTGCTTTAAGCAATGGGAGCAAGAGAGAGCCGCTGCTAACAAGCAGATGATGCCATTGCTTAGTCCTTCCTTGTCTGAGGCAAGTCTGTTTAGCACCAAGTCAGCTATCACCATAAATAGTGTTAGTACAACAGCTGGATCTTACTCTACTGGACACTATCAACATGTGGCTCGTGCTTCCAGCATTAGTCCACCCAAAAGTTCCCAAGACAAAGTGTGTCATGATATGCTAGACACCCATGTGCCTGAGAAAAGTATGTCCGCTGTTTCAAACAAAGATGAGACTTCTTCAGTTCATTTTGGCTATTACACAAACAG gagtgatgatgaagaagaagagtgTTCTGCTTACTGCTCTGATAGGCAGGTACAACATCAACAGCATAATGACCATTATTATGGTCCAGATGAGTTCGATGAGCTTGAATCATCCTATAATCCAACAATATCTCCGACAGTTGAAGAAAATGTAATTTCTAAAGAAGTATCCTCTCATGCGACTGACCAAGGATTCCCCAGCACATTGCCTGTCACAAAAATGGATGATGAACCTGATCCTGACAATAGTTCTGAGTGTGGGGCTGCTTCGTCCATTTATGCTCTTGAAAGTACTGATACAAATCCATTGGATTTTGAGAAGAATGAACTTTTTTGGTTTCCTCCTGAAccagaagatgaagaagatgagaTGGAAGTTGGATTgtttgatgatgacgatgacgatgagccTGTAGCTGATAGTGAGCAGCGTCGCATTCGATCATCCAGTAGCTTTGGTAGTGGTGAATTCCGAAACAGAGATCGGTCAAGTGAAGAACATAAGAAAGTAATGAAGAATGTTGTCGATGGGCATTTCAGGGCTTTGATTTCACAACTGTTGCAGGTGGAGAATATTTCATTACACGAGGGTGATGAAACAGGTTGGTTGGAGATTGTTACTTCAGTATCATGGGAAGCTGCAAACTTTCTCAGACCAGACACAAGCCAAGGTGGTGGCATGGATCCTGGTGGATATGTTAAGGTCAAATGCTTAGCGTGTGGGCACCGTAGTGAAAG CACTGTTGTAAAAGGAGTAGTCTGTAAGAAGAATGTTGCACATAGGCGCATGACATCCAGAATAGAGAAGCCTCGTCTCCTCCTACTAGCAGGTGCTCTTGAGTACCAGCGAGTCACGAATCAGCTATCAAGCATTGACACGTTGCTCCAGCAG GAAACGGATCATCTTAAAATGGCAGTCGCGAAGATTGTTGCTCAAAAGCCTAACTTGCTTTTGGTTGAACATACAGTTTCTCGCTATGCTCAGGATTTGCTACTAGAAAAGAACATATCACTCGTTTTAAATATAAAGAGGCCCCTTTTGGATCGAATAGCTCGTTGCACAAATGCTCATATCGTTCCTTCTATTGATCTCCTACCGTCTCAGAAGCTTGGTcattgtgagttgttttatgtGGACAAATACGTTGAACATTCCGTGAACTCAAATAATACAGCAAAGAAAATGCCAAAGACCATGATGTTTTTTGAAGGATGCCCAAAGCCATTAGGTTGCACT GTTCTGCTGAAGGGTGGTAGCATGGATGAGCTAAAGAAAATAAAGCATGTGGTACAATATGGCATATTTGCAGCATATCACCTGGCCTTGGAAACATCTTTCCTTGCAGATGAAGGTGCTACCCTACCAGAAATTCCATTGGAATCTCCATTGACTGTAGCCTTGCCAGATAGCCGGTCTACTGCAGACAGCTCTATTTCAACAGTGCCAGGTTTCACGTTTAATGTTTCCAACAGCCGGCAAACAACTGATGGTTTTGAGCACCCTGTCGCAGGCTCTATTAGATCAACTGACCCAGGTGGAACAGATGTTCCACCAgtgtccaatgaatgcactaCTCAAACTCGAACTACCTTCTCTCATTCTTCTGGAACTTGGTCTGCTAACGGCGGTAGTTTGAACAGCAAGACAGTTGATAGAATAGAGAAGGCAACTGCAACTTCAGCTACAACATCTGGTGTACTTATGGATCATTCATATACATATTCTACTCTAGAGAAAAATTGGTATTCTGGTGATTATCATGAGTATGGTTCAACCATGTCAGATGTTAAGACAATGACGACAGTTTTAGCCAACTCAAATGGTAGTTGTCATCATGGCACATCTGAGGCCAGCACCAACATCACTAATTTTGCTAATCTAAAGGAGCCTTTTGATGGTTCAATTGATTTGGCTAATGTGGAAAATGTCACAAACAGCAATGTGGTGATGGTGCAACCAGTGCCTAGTACTGCTGTACAAAATCAAGAAACTAATCAAGGACATGAGAGCACATCAAATAAGGAAGAAATTATGGCTTCTGATCATCAGAGCATCTTAGTCGCATTATCCATACGATGTGTCTGGAAAGGAACTATTTGTGAGCGTTCACATATgttacgcataaagtattatggTAACTTTGACAAGCCTCTTGGAAGGTTTTTGCGTGACTGCCTATTTAATCAG GGTTATCAGTGCATTTCCTGCGACAAACCACCTGAAGCTCATGTCCATTGCTACACACATCAGCAGGGAAGTCTAACGATATCAGTTAGAAAACATACAGAATTCGTTTTGCCAGGGGAAAGGGATGGGAAGATTTGGATGTGGCACAGATGTCTAAAGTGCCCTTGGAGCAATGGATTTCCACCAGCAACTCTAAGGATTGTCATGTCTGATGCTGCTTGGGGTCTGTCACTTGGTAAATTTTTGGAACTTAGCTTTTCAAATCATGCAGCTGCAAGTAGGGTAGCCAGTTGTGGTCACTCTCTCCATAGGGACTGCCTTCGGTTCTATGG GTTTGGAAAAATGGTGGCATGCTTCCGATATGCGCCAATTAATGTTCATTCTATTCATGTACCGCCTTATAAACTTGATTTCAGTCACCAGCCTTTGGATTGGATACAAAAAGAAGCAAATGAG GTTATTGACCGTGCAAAGGTTCTCTTTGATGAAATATCACGGGCTTTACATCAGCACTCTGACAAAAGGGCTCATAGTGGTTCTCTTAACATGGAATGCGGCAATCACATTGTTGACCTTGAAGGAATTCTTCGAAGGGAGAAGTTAGAATTTGAG GGATGTCTGAATAAAGTTATCAAAAAGGAGACGCAGAAAATTCAACCAGACATTCTTGAGATCAATAGGTTGAGGAGGCAATTACTCTTCCACTCTTACTTGTGGGATCAAAGACTGATATCTGCTGCAAGGTCAGATAGAAGTCATCAAGAACCATATAACTTCAAGCCAGCTGATAAAGAGATGGTCCAGTCTATAGGTAGTATTGCTGAGCAAAATGCCATAGAAAAGCCTCAAAGTGAAATTAGTGCAACTGAGGCTTCCTTTAAAGATCATAAATATGTTGAGTGCCTTCAGGAGAGCATTGATGGCGGGAATAGCCCAGGAGTTGATCCATGTAATAGCTGTCCTAACCATGACCAGCAAATAGCCATAAGTGAATCTGATTTAATCCAAAGGGGCAGCAAAACACCTCTCCACAGCAGCGTCAGTATTAATGTGGAGTCTGTTCCACTGGAATCTGATATTGTAGCTCGACGCACCCTTTCAGAAGGACAGTTTCCCAGTTTATTGGATGTTTCTAATGCGCTTGATGCAAAATGGACAGGTAAAAATGATCCTGTCCCTAGCAGTGCGATAGTACCAGATTGTGTGGCATCCTCAGAGGATTCAGAAGAACATGTGACTGATACACCTTCATATGCCTCTGTCTTCCTGAACAAGCTAGGCGATAGTGCAGAGGACCAGTCCAACTGGCTTGGGATGCCTTTCTTACAACTTTACCGTGCTCTAAACAAGCAGTGGTGTCGCTCAAACAGGTTTGATGCTCTCAATGAATATACTCCTGTTCATGTTTCTTTTCTTAGGACGGTGGAGCGCCAGGTTGGGCCCAAATTTCTCTTTCCAATTGGTGTTAATGACACTGTTGTTGGGATTTATGATGATGAACCTACTAGCATCATCTCCTATGCGCTTGCTTCCCATGAATATCATCTTCAGCTATCAGATGAACTGGAAAGCGACACAACAGATAATTCACTCTCAGTAACTGATTTGAGAGGTGCTTCATTAACTGAATCAGTGGATGAAACTGCTTCTGAACTTCTAAGAAGTTTTGTTTCTACAGAGGACAATATCCTCTATTTGTCAGGAGGCAAGAATCCATCCCCTTCAGATCCACTCGCATACAGAAAAGCAAGTCACATAAAGGTGAATTTTGGAGATGAAGGTCCTTTAGGACAAGTGAAGTATACTGTAATTTGTTACTATGCAAAACAATTTGATGCTTTGAGGAGAATATGCTGCCCATCAGAGCGTGATTTTGTCAGGTCACTTAGTCGTTGCAAGAAATGGGGTGCTCGAGGAGGAAAAAGCAATGTATTCTTCGCAAAATCACTCGACGATAGATTTATAATTAAGCAGGTTACCAAGACCGAATTAGAGTCTTTCATGAAATTTGCTCCAGAGTATTTTGGATATATTTCAGAGTCAATTGTGACTGGCAGTCCTACTTGTATTGCGAAAATTCTTGGTATTTATCAG GTTAAGAGCCTGAAAGGTGGAAAGGAGATGAAGATGGATGTTCTAGTGATGGAAAATCTTCTGTTTGAACGTCATGTGACAAGATTGTATGATTTAAAGGGATCTACAAGATCAAGATATAACCCCGACTCAAATGGTAGCAATAAAGTACTTCTTGATCAGAACTTACTTGAAGCTATGCCAACCTCCCCCATTTTTGTTGGGAACAAGGCAAAGCGGCTGCTAGAGAGAGCCGTTTGGAATGATACTGCATTCCTTGCT